The Moritella sp. F3 genome contains the following window.
ATTTACAGACATAAAAACCGAACACTTGGTTCGGCTTAGCAATATAATCTGTATTAATACACGATCTTAATCAGCAATATTAGTTAGCAGTAATACTGATTTCTACACGACGGTTAGCAGAACGGCCACTTGCAGTCTCATTTGATGCTATAGGACGACGCTCGCCATAGCCACGTGTTGATAAACGGCCTGACTTGATACCACGTTTATTCAAATAATCGCTTACAGACTCTGCACGCTCTTCAGAAAGCGTTAAATTAGACTGAGCACTACCAACGCTGTCAGTGTGACCAATAATACGCAGTGATGAATCAGGATATTCATTTAGCACTTTAGCGACACTGTTCAAGCTTGAGTAGATATCAGAGCTCAAGTTATAACCTGCAGTTTGGAAACCAATACCTTTCGCCATCACCAGTTGCAGTTCATTTTCGCCAACACGTTTAACTTGTACACCAGAATCAGTTAATTCTTTACGTAGTGCTTCTTCTTGACGATCGAAGTAATGGCCAATACCACCACCAATCGCAGCACCACCTAACGCGCCAAATACCGCGCCGTTTTTCTTACCGGTAGAAGCACCGATTAATGCACCTGCAATCGCACCGCCAATCGCAGATTTCGTTGCGGTATTCGTCTCTTCTTCACCCGTTGTCGCATTTTGGCGCGCACAACCAGTAAGTGCAGCAACAATCATTACTGCTGTCATTGTTTTTTTCATCATTGGATAAACCTTAAATATAGAAACGATATTGGGAATGAGTGATCGTGAACACTGTAACTTAAATAAGCTACAATCGCATCGGTATATTTACTAGTAAATTAACGGATGCCCCATCAAATAGTGATATCCCTCTCACTATTTTATCAGTCTAGCTACTTCTTACACAGCTTTACAATGCCCTACCTTGAATTGTGACAGTGCGCACTCATCTATTACTAAGTATCAGCATACAATGATGCGAATGCGTTTTCTCAAAAAGGATACCTATGTATAGCTTTCTAAGAACATCATTAATTTTAGTACTAATGCTAGCCGGTAAAGCGCCGCTAGAAGCCGCTACAATGCTTAGCCTTAGTCAAACCTCTAATAACGGCAGTGCCACTAACCGAGTGCGCACACAAATAAGCAAAGACTTAGCCGGCCTTTATCAACTGTCTGATATAAACAGCACGAATATCATTCAACCTTATACTGACTTCGATTCACTTTATTCACTTGCTGAAGCTGCGCAAGATGAGTTAGCGACACTCACTCAACAAATTGCCTTAATGTCACAAACCAACGCCGTGATCCCTGCGATTAAAAGTGTTGAACGTGCCCAAGCTAAAATTGCCAATAAACATAACGGCGCAGTAGAGAAAATTACCGATTTAGCACGCAGTTCGATTATTGCTAAAAATAGCCAAGAGTTAATTAGTGCATTTGAATTACTCGAACAAGAAACCGATATCGTACAAATAAAGAATCGCTTTAATAACCCAAAACAAAATGGTTACCGTGATATCAATTTATTAGTACGCTTACCAAAAACCCAGATGGTCGTTGAAGTACAGCTACACTTAGATCGTATTGAAGCGATTAAAAATGGTCCTGAACATGACAATTACGTCAAGATCCAACAAATCAGCCATACAGCGAAACAGCAACAACGCGAAATATCAGAGATTGAAGCTTTCAAAGTAACGCAGCTTAAAGAAGAGTCTACCAATTTATACCAGGTAGCTTGGCAGCAGCAGTTAATGACTGAACTAAAAACCAGCTTTAAACAAATGGCATAACCATCGCTTAAAAATAAAAAGGCCCATCATTACAGTAATGATTGGGCCTTTTCTCTTCTAAACTTTAAAACTCAATGCACAGTTAATACAAAGTGAATGTAACATTAACGCAAAAAGGTTAAGCGTAACCCCATTTCCAGTTAAAGCGAATTTGCTGCTGCAAACCAAAACGCACCATTAACCAAGGTACCATAGGCAGTACTTTATAGTGTGCAGTTTTCTTCAAAACGCTTTTACCAGTACGGAAGAAGGTAACTTCTTCATCGCTCTTTAAGACGCGTACAACAATCCTTTTTTGCTTGCCCTCTTCAGCGATTACAACTTTTGCAAGGCTATATTCGTGTGTCATCCCAGACCCGTTATAAACCAAAACAATCTGATTCTCAGTTAACTTGTTACGCGCTAAGTAGCTTTTTAGCTCACAGCCCTGAAAACCAAATAAGGGATCTCTATTCATGTTTCTTTCCATCTATAATCAAATACAATTAAACGTTTATTTATTTTCTTGCCAAAAAAAATGAGGCCTCCGATGGAGACCTCATTTTTTAACAATTCTATGTGCTGGTTATTCTGCAATAAACTCGCGAAGTTTTTTCATTGCATTCTTTTCTAACTGGCGAACTCGCTCAGCCGAAACACCATAACGATCGGCTAATTCTTGCAGCGTCGCTTTATCTTCCGCTAACCAACGAGAGTTAACGATATCTTGACTACGGTCATCTAACTCAGAAATGGCGCTAGAGAGACGTTGAGATGCACTTTTATCCCAGTTTTCACGTTCTACTTGCTGTGCCACATCTGACGCATTGTCTTCTAAATACTGCGCTGGTGAAAAGCTCATTGAACCAGAGTCTTTATCACTATCATCATCAGCATATAAATCAAATGCTTGATCTGAATAAGACATTCTTGATTCCATTTCCACTACATCTTTAGTAGAAACACCCAAGTTATCGGCAACCGTTTGCACTTCAGCATGAGTAAACCAGCCTAAGCGTTTTTTTGATTTACGTAGATTAAAGAATAGTTTACGTTGCGCTTTAGTTGTCGCAACTTTTACTACACGCCAATTACGTAGCACAAATTCATGTATTTCGGCTTTAACCCAATGCACAGCAAAAGAAACTAATCTTACACCTACAGCAGGGTTGAAACGTTTCACGGCTTTCATTAAGCCTATGTTACCTTCCTGAATTAAATCTGCTTGAGACAATCCATAACCAGCGTAACCACGGGCAACGTGAACAACAAAGCGTAGATGTGACATGATCAACTGACGAGCAGCATCAACATCACCTTCATTCTGCAAGCTTTCGCCTAGTTCCTTTTCTTGTTCAGCAGTCAACATTGGAATACTATTCACACCTTGGATATAGGCTTCAATGCTCCCCTGAGGAACTAATGCCATACTTTGCATATCTTTGCTCATCAACAATTCTCCCATTAGTACAAATTAATCGGCGAGATCTTATCACGACTAGTGTCTGTCGACAAATTCGACAATCCCTGTGACCGCACAAATAAACTATATTATCTTAAATATTGAATATAGTTCTCTTAAATATTAAAAATAGCTAATTCAGCCTACTGATAAATAACTAAAAAATGACTACCTACAACTTCAACTGTATCATTTGTGTACAATCTAGTTTAACTCCAGATCGTAAAAGCTCTAGTTTAATTACAGAAAATTACATTAACATGACAATTTAAAATGAATCTATCGGCTAATGCGAATCCTTTAGTAGGACTTTAACTAATCGATAGAGTTCATAATTCCGCTCAAGCATACAATGTAAAAAAGCATATTCAACGACAGCTGATTAAATTAAAAATAGAAAGGGCAGCAAGCGCTGCCCTTTCTATATCAAGCCAGGTATTTAATGCAAGTCAGGTACAACCCCCACTTGCGGCATATCAGCCAGACCAACATCGCGTGCATGTTGTTCAAAACCTTTATTTTTCCAAAAGAATGCACCTGGCATCGTCGTCGGAATAACCAACACATAAAACAGTGCTCGGCTGACTGTCGACGCTAAAGCAATAGATAGCACAGGCAATAGCCATAACACACTTAAATAACCCGATGGTGCTAATAGCACAAGTGAGATTAGCGCAAGCACATTAATAGCCACTGCCACGTTACGTAAGTAGTAGGTTTTACCAAATGTTGTACATTGCACATAATGCGACGCAGCACCTTCGCCCTGCTCTACATTAAGATGCTTCGCATGCATGTATAGACCAAACGCTTCAATCACTAAACCTGTAATGGCGATCGGCGTGAGTTCAAGCAATAAAGGATACAATCCAATACCATCATTACCCGCGGAGCCAATTACGGCCACTAACGCCGTTAATACTGTACCGAGTGCAATCGCAGAACCAAGGAAAGCACAAGCCGTTTGCCAATGATCCCAAAACGGACGCGCTTTGATACGGTAACTACGGTACATATAATACAAACCACCAGCACTACCGACTAATGCCAAAATACCAAAGGCATTCGCTACATAGCTAAACAAGCTTAATTCAAAGAACCAAGCAGCACCTTGGAAAAAAGTAAATGCGCCCATGAACCCAAAGAACAAGGCAACGCCTAACCCTTCTCGACTAACAGGCGAGTGGGCTAAGTTATTAAAACCACGATAGAAACGTTTAGGTTTACCCAGATGCAATGTCGACATTAATAAGCCAATCGCTTGCATGACCATTAATAATACCAGCAGTGATAGGCCAGCACCTGATGCCGAAAACCCCGTTAAACTCTCTACACCCAATAATGGACCAAGGAAAATAAGTACAAATGCCCCCATCGCCGCTTGCGAGAATAGCGTAAATATCACCAATGGATTCTCGCGAGAGCTCAAACGCCCTAAGTTCCATGATTGTTCCTTACCGTCTTTTTCATCAACAACAGAACGGAATGAGCCGTCTTCTTGTTTGTGATATTTAAGCGGCATATTATCAGTCCGCGTCATTTCACGCTGAGTACTGGTGGTTTGTTGGAAACGAATATTTGGGTTGGTGATACTTGGATCAGGAAAACCTGGTATCGACGTTTTAGCTTGAATACGGTTCTCAGGGGTATTTTCAACCACACCAAAATTAAGCGCATTCCCTAAACAGGCCGATACACACGCCGGTTTTAAGCCCACCTCTAAACGGTCTACACACATATTACATTTTGATACCTGACCTTTAATTGGATCAAGCTGTGGGGCATTGTATGGGCAAACCCAAGTACAATAACCACAACCAAAACAGGTATCTGGATCTTGTAATACCGCGCCGTATTCTACGTGTTTGGTATAGGCTTTGGTTGGACAACCTTTTAAACAAACCGGATCATCACAATGGTTACACGCCATAGAGATATTAATACGTTTGTAATCAGGATAACTACCACTCTCAACATAACCCACACTACGGAAGGCAATGTGTGCTGGGTTATCATTCTTTTCACTACATGCCGCTTCACAAGCGTGACAACCAATACAGTTATCCGCTGTAAAGTGGAAAGCATGCTGTTTATTACGATTAGGATTATCACCCACCGCTTTATTTTCATTAATATTCATCGAACGGCCAACCGGTAACTTACCTTCTGTACGTTCGATTAAGTCAATTTTTTTACCGTAGGTATTAACATCAAATATTTCTACATCTGATAATTTAGCGTAATCCTGTTCACCGACTCGTTGTTCAAAAATAGGAGTGCCATCTTTAACAACCGGTTTTTCTGCCGCGCCGATTTGATCAAGGCGGTCTCTAAATTGTTCTAATTTGTCTAACATAATTTATCCCTCTTATGTTATCGCGTTGCGCTTAACTCAATATCTCTGCATATCACTCAGTACGTACGTCGTTCGCGGTTCATTTTCGCCGCTAGCTTCTGGTCGACATGTTCAATACGGATTGAACTCTGCTTAAAAGCAGGTTGACGAGAATGCGGATCAAGCAGACCTAACGACAAGCGATTAACACAATCATGAAAATGGAATGGAATAAATACTGCGTTTGGTGCCACACGCTGCGTTAATTGCACCATTACTACGGCATCACCACGACGTGAAGCCAAGCGCACATAACTTTGATGTTTGATGCCCAATTTTGCTGCTGCATCAGGATTCATTTCCATATACGGGGTTGGACTATATTTGTTAAGGTTCCCCATTTTACCGGTACGGGTTCGGGTATGAAAATGCTCAACAACACGGCCACTATTCAGCCAGAATGGGTATTCGTCGCAAGGATGCTCGTTATTATCAATCCAAGGCAGAGGAATAAGATTCGCTTTACCCGTAGGGGTTGGGAACACGCCATCACTATACAAACGCGGATTACCTGCATTGCTTTCATCATCTTCACGGAAGGGCCATTGAATACCACGGGCTTTTTCGATCTTTTCGTAAGTCATGCCGGAAATATCAAGATTACGCCCCGCCCCTTTAGACAGCGTTTTCATTTCTTCAAACGCTTCCTCGGTTGTCACAGGAAAAGTAATTTTTTGGCCATTTTCAAAACGCTTCGATAATTCTGAAAAAATCCAAAAATCGGATTTAGAATTACCTTTCGGTGCTTGCACATTACTGACGCGGTTAACACGGCGCTCAGTATTGGTAAACACCCCTTCCTTCTCCGCCCATACAGCGGCAGGTAAAAACATATGTGCGTATTGGGTGGTTTCTACATCTTGATACGCATCCTGCACCACTAAGAAATCTAACTTCTCTAATATTTTACGGATACGTGAAGTATTCGGCATCGACGTCATTGGGTTTGTTGCCACCAGCCACAGTCCTTTAATTTGCCCTGTTTCAATAGCAGGGAAAATATCAGTTTGCGCTAAACCACGCTTTTTCGGGAAGAACTCAGGATCAATACCCCAAAATTCAGCAATATCATTACGGTCTTTTTCTTTCTCTAATGCACGATAACCCGGTAACCCTGAACAAGAAGACCATTCACGTGTGCCCATGGCATTGCATTGACCCGTAATAGACAAGCTCGTCCCACCCGGTACGCCTATATTACCGGTGATAAGTGATAACGAATTACAACCCGTGATCGCATCACTGCCATGGGTACTTTGATTCAGTCCCATGGTCCAAATACTCATCGCGCGTCCAGCCTTGGCAAATAAGCGCGCAACATGACGGATAGTATCTTCATCAATACCACAAATTTTAGCGGCTGATGTCGGATCAAAGTCTGCAACACAAGCTCTTAATTCTTCAATGCCGTTAGTATATTTTTCAATATAGTCTTTATCTTCTAGCCCTTCTTTTAAGATCACATGCATTAACGAATTCTGTAACACGATATCTGTACCTGGGCTGATAGGTAAATGAATATCAGCAAATTGCGCTAACATCGTCACACGCGGATCGACAACGATAAGCGGGAAGTTACGCTTTTCTTTCGCTTCTTTTAAGCGCCAGTAAATAACGGGATGCTGCTCAGGTAAGTTTGAACCCCATGCAATCAAGCAATCGGTATGTGAAAAATCATCGTAACAGCCTGGGGGGCCATCTGATCCAAATGAGCGCTTATAACCCGATACTGCAGAGGCCATGCATAAGGTGGTATTACCATCGTAGTTATTGGTACCAATGCAACCACGCGCTAATTTACCTAAGGTATAGAATTCTTCTGTTAGCAATTGACCCGTAGATACGATAGCAAATGCATCTTTACCGTACTGATCTTGAATCGCTTTAATTTTGTCACTCATGGTATCAAGGGCTGTATCCCAATTGGTTTCTTTATATTTATCATGAATGTGATCACGAATAAGCGGGTTGTTACCACGACCTTCCGCTTCAAACAGTTCATGCTCAAAGATACCCTTAATACACAATTTACCTCGGTTTACATCGGCATCAGCAACGCCTCGACTCGCAACAGCATTCCCTTGCTCATTAACACCAATCTCGATAGAACAACCCGTAGAACAATACCCACACGTTGTATATTTCCATTCTTTAACCTGTTTATCCGCAATGCGAATAGGCTTTTGATCCTTGCGTCCGAAAATCATAAGACGTCTCCATTGAATTGCTCAACACATTGTTTATTGGTTTTATCTCTTTCTTGTAGAGACTTTCTTTATAAACAGGTAGAGCAATAACCAAGCCAGCTTACTTTAAACACGCACAAAAAGGATGATGTTCTTCTTTAACCTGATAAACACAGGCATCTTCCTGCTATTTATCCACACGTTCATGCATTTTAACCGCATCTATAACAATGCACGCCACCTGAACTGCACCATGGCTGTGCGATAAAGGAAAAACTGGTGCAACATCACAGTGCTTAATCACGCCAAAAACCTTACAAAAAACAATAAATAACAACAAAACCATATATATCAACAACTAACACTTTAATTACAGAGTTGGCACTGTCTTTGCGTTAGTGAGTACAGAGCAGTACTACAGGGATGTGAGTCATGACAGTTGAATTAATTACCCAAGCACAATCAAAAAATAATAATACGCTAGGTCAAGTTGCATTAGTGGGAGCAGGTCCAGGGGATCCAGAACTCCTCACTCTAAAAGCATTAAAGGCGATTGAGAGTGCCGATCTGATCTTGTTTGATAACTTAGTTAGCCAAGACATTAGAGCGTTATTCCCACCCCATACCAAAGCAATTTATGTGGGTAAGAAAAAAGCTGACCATTGTATTCCACAAGACCAATTGAATTTATTCATGGTTGATAAAGCCAAACAAGGTCTGAATGTTTGTCGTCTAAAAGGCGGAGACCCTTTTGTATTTGGCCGCGGTAGTGAAGAACAACTGGTGCTCCATGCCAATAATATAAAAACAATCGTCGTTCCCGGCGTAACAGCTGCATCAGGGTGCACTGCTTACGCTGGTATCCCGTTAACCCATAGAGGGCTATCAACGGGCTGTACCTTTATTACTGGTCACCTAAAGAATGGCCAGCTAGATCTAAATTGGCCGCAGCTCGCGCACCTTGAGCACACCTTAGTATTCTATATGGGATTAGGTAAATTAGCGGAAATCTCTGCGCAACTGCTCAGTCATGGTTTGGACAGCAATACACCAGCGGCCTTGATTGAGAATGGTTCAACACCACAGCAAAGAGAATTTGTTGGCACAGTTGCAACATTGCCAGCACTGGCGATTGAACACCAATTACAAAGCCCTAGCCTGATCGTGATCGGTAAAGTTGTCTCTCTTGCAGAACAACTTAGCTGGCGAGATCTAGAGCAAGCGGCAAAAAATCAAGAATTAAGCGCATAACGGAGCATGTCATGAAAAGAATTATAGTTGTCGGCAACGGCATGGTAGGTCACCATTTCATTGACCAATTTATTCAACAAGAAAAGATGGGTGAAGTGCAAATCACCACATTCAGTGAAGAATCACGTCTTGCTTACGATCGCGTTCAATTAAGTGCTTATTTCAGCGGTAAAACTGCTGATGACTTAATGATGACATCACCAGAATACTATGATGACAACGGCGTACAATATTTTGTAAACGATAAAGTTGTTGGCATCGATAAAGACGCTAAAACAGTCACCACTGCACAAGGCCGTGTAGAGAGTTACGACAAATTAGTGCTAGCGACGGGTTCATTCCCATTCGTGCCACCCATTCCAGGTAAAGACCAAGACCATTGTTTGGTTTACCGTACCATTAACGATTTAGAAGACATCACTGCATCAGCCAAAGAAAGTAAGGTCGGCGTCGTTATCGGTGGTGGTTTACTGGGTCTTGAAGCGGCTAACGCAATCAAACAGCTTGGTCTTGAAACGCACGTTGTTGAATTTGCGCCACGCCTCATGGCAGTGCAAGTAGATGACGGTGGCGGCAAAATTCTGCGTAACAAGATTGAAGAATTAGGCGTAACTGTACACACAGAAAAAAACACCAAAGAAATTGTTAAAGGTGAAACCTGCCGTTACCGCATGAACTTTGCTGATGGTTCGCACGTTGAAACAGACATGATTATCTTCTCGGCGGGTATTCGCCCACAAGATGAATTAGCACGTTCATTCGACCTTACACTAGGCGAACGAGGTGGTATTCAAGTTGATGATAACTGTTTAACGTCTGACGAAAACATTTTCGCGATTGGTGAATGTGCATTATGGCAGGGCCGTATCTTTGGCCTTGTTGCACCGGGCTACCAAATGGCAAAAGTCGCCGTCGACCACATCGTTGGTGAAGGTAAGTTAGCCTTTACTGGGGCTGATATGAGTACCAAGCTGAAGTTGCTCGGTGTTGACGTTGCCAGTATCGGTGACGCCCATGGTAATGTCGAAGGCGCACAAAACTATGTTTTCACCAATGAAGCTGACCAAGTTTATAAAAAATTAGTCATTAGCGCATGTGGTAAGAAACTACTTGGCGCGGTTATGGTTGGTGAAGCTGAAGATTATGGTACCTGGTTACAAATTTACTTAAACGACATGGATATTCCAGGCTCTCCTGAAAATATGTTGGTACCACCAGCAGAAGGTGGCGCGGTAACGATGGGGGTTGACGCCTTACCTGATTCAGCGGTTATCTGTTCATGCCTTGATGTCACTAAAGGTCAAATTTGCGCCGCGGTACAAGATGGTGCAACCAATCTTGGTGATATTAAATCAATTACCAAAGCCTGTACCGGTTGTGGTGGTTGTAATGGGCTAGCGACACAAGTACTCAACGCCGAGCTTGAGAACATGGGTGTTGAAGTTAACACTGACCTGTGTGAGCATTTTGCTTATTCTCGTGCAGAACTGGCAGACATAATACGCGTTAAACGTATTAAAACCTTCGAAGCATTAATCACCGAATTTGGCGCTGGCCACGGTTGTGAAGTTTGTCGTCCGACAGTCGCGAATATTCTAGCGTCATTTTGGAATGATTACATTCTCGAAGACGATCATCTTGGTCTGCAAGACGTCAATGACGTTTATCTCGGTAACATGCAAAAAGATGGTACTTATTCTGTTGTACCACGTATCCCAGCAGGTGAGATCACCCCAGACAAATTAATCGTACTTGGTGAAGTGGCTAAAAAATATGGTTTATACACCAAGATAACCGGTGGTCTACGTATCGATTTATTTGGTGCACAACTACATCAACTACCTGAAATATGGGCCTGGTTGATCCGAGAAGGCTTCGAAACAGGCCACGCTTACGGTAAATCACTACGTACCGTTAAATCGTGTGTGGGTAGTACCTGGTGTCGTTATGGTGTGCAAGA
Protein-coding sequences here:
- the rpoH gene encoding RNA polymerase sigma factor RpoH, which produces MSKDMQSMALVPQGSIEAYIQGVNSIPMLTAEQEKELGESLQNEGDVDAARQLIMSHLRFVVHVARGYAGYGLSQADLIQEGNIGLMKAVKRFNPAVGVRLVSFAVHWVKAEIHEFVLRNWRVVKVATTKAQRKLFFNLRKSKKRLGWFTHAEVQTVADNLGVSTKDVVEMESRMSYSDQAFDLYADDDSDKDSGSMSFSPAQYLEDNASDVAQQVERENWDKSASQRLSSAISELDDRSQDIVNSRWLAEDKATLQELADRYGVSAERVRQLEKNAMKKLREFIAE
- a CDS encoding molybdopterin oxidoreductase family protein: MIFGRKDQKPIRIADKQVKEWKYTTCGYCSTGCSIEIGVNEQGNAVASRGVADADVNRGKLCIKGIFEHELFEAEGRGNNPLIRDHIHDKYKETNWDTALDTMSDKIKAIQDQYGKDAFAIVSTGQLLTEEFYTLGKLARGCIGTNNYDGNTTLCMASAVSGYKRSFGSDGPPGCYDDFSHTDCLIAWGSNLPEQHPVIYWRLKEAKEKRNFPLIVVDPRVTMLAQFADIHLPISPGTDIVLQNSLMHVILKEGLEDKDYIEKYTNGIEELRACVADFDPTSAAKICGIDEDTIRHVARLFAKAGRAMSIWTMGLNQSTHGSDAITGCNSLSLITGNIGVPGGTSLSITGQCNAMGTREWSSCSGLPGYRALEKEKDRNDIAEFWGIDPEFFPKKRGLAQTDIFPAIETGQIKGLWLVATNPMTSMPNTSRIRKILEKLDFLVVQDAYQDVETTQYAHMFLPAAVWAEKEGVFTNTERRVNRVSNVQAPKGNSKSDFWIFSELSKRFENGQKITFPVTTEEAFEEMKTLSKGAGRNLDISGMTYEKIEKARGIQWPFREDDESNAGNPRLYSDGVFPTPTGKANLIPLPWIDNNEHPCDEYPFWLNSGRVVEHFHTRTRTGKMGNLNKYSPTPYMEMNPDAAAKLGIKHQSYVRLASRRGDAVVMVQLTQRVAPNAVFIPFHFHDCVNRLSLGLLDPHSRQPAFKQSSIRIEHVDQKLAAKMNRERRTY
- a CDS encoding DmsC/YnfH family molybdoenzyme membrane anchor subunit; translation: MLDKLEQFRDRLDQIGAAEKPVVKDGTPIFEQRVGEQDYAKLSDVEIFDVNTYGKKIDLIERTEGKLPVGRSMNINENKAVGDNPNRNKQHAFHFTADNCIGCHACEAACSEKNDNPAHIAFRSVGYVESGSYPDYKRINISMACNHCDDPVCLKGCPTKAYTKHVEYGAVLQDPDTCFGCGYCTWVCPYNAPQLDPIKGQVSKCNMCVDRLEVGLKPACVSACLGNALNFGVVENTPENRIQAKTSIPGFPDPSITNPNIRFQQTTSTQREMTRTDNMPLKYHKQEDGSFRSVVDEKDGKEQSWNLGRLSSRENPLVIFTLFSQAAMGAFVLIFLGPLLGVESLTGFSASGAGLSLLVLLMVMQAIGLLMSTLHLGKPKRFYRGFNNLAHSPVSREGLGVALFFGFMGAFTFFQGAAWFFELSLFSYVANAFGILALVGSAGGLYYMYRSYRIKARPFWDHWQTACAFLGSAIALGTVLTALVAVIGSAGNDGIGLYPLLLELTPIAITGLVIEAFGLYMHAKHLNVEQGEGAASHYVQCTTFGKTYYLRNVAVAINVLALISLVLLAPSGYLSVLWLLPVLSIALASTVSRALFYVLVIPTTMPGAFFWKNKGFEQHARDVGLADMPQVGVVPDLH
- a CDS encoding RelA/SpoT domain-containing protein produces the protein MYSFLRTSLILVLMLAGKAPLEAATMLSLSQTSNNGSATNRVRTQISKDLAGLYQLSDINSTNIIQPYTDFDSLYSLAEAAQDELATLTQQIALMSQTNAVIPAIKSVERAQAKIANKHNGAVEKITDLARSSIIAKNSQELISAFELLEQETDIVQIKNRFNNPKQNGYRDINLLVRLPKTQMVVEVQLHLDRIEAIKNGPEHDNYVKIQQISHTAKQQQREISEIEAFKVTQLKEESTNLYQVAWQQQLMTELKTSFKQMA
- the nirB gene encoding nitrite reductase large subunit NirB, which produces MKRIIVVGNGMVGHHFIDQFIQQEKMGEVQITTFSEESRLAYDRVQLSAYFSGKTADDLMMTSPEYYDDNGVQYFVNDKVVGIDKDAKTVTTAQGRVESYDKLVLATGSFPFVPPIPGKDQDHCLVYRTINDLEDITASAKESKVGVVIGGGLLGLEAANAIKQLGLETHVVEFAPRLMAVQVDDGGGKILRNKIEELGVTVHTEKNTKEIVKGETCRYRMNFADGSHVETDMIIFSAGIRPQDELARSFDLTLGERGGIQVDDNCLTSDENIFAIGECALWQGRIFGLVAPGYQMAKVAVDHIVGEGKLAFTGADMSTKLKLLGVDVASIGDAHGNVEGAQNYVFTNEADQVYKKLVISACGKKLLGAVMVGEAEDYGTWLQIYLNDMDIPGSPENMLVPPAEGGAVTMGVDALPDSAVICSCLDVTKGQICAAVQDGATNLGDIKSITKACTGCGGCNGLATQVLNAELENMGVEVNTDLCEHFAYSRAELADIIRVKRIKTFEALITEFGAGHGCEVCRPTVANILASFWNDYILEDDHLGLQDVNDVYLGNMQKDGTYSVVPRIPAGEITPDKLIVLGEVAKKYGLYTKITGGLRIDLFGAQLHQLPEIWAWLIREGFETGHAYGKSLRTVKSCVGSTWCRYGVQDSMSLAIDLENRYKGLRSPHKIKFGVSGCTRECAEAQGKDIGVIATEGGWGLYVCGNGGMRPRHADLFATDLDTDTLYKYIDRVLMFYIRTADRLQRTSVWLENLEGGLDYLKEVVINDKLSLTAELEAEMEANIANYQCEWKTTIESPEKLLRFKHFINSEESDTAVQFVEVRDQIRPATPAERAGQIPVLEVN
- the cobA gene encoding uroporphyrinogen-III C-methyltransferase — protein: MTVELITQAQSKNNNTLGQVALVGAGPGDPELLTLKALKAIESADLILFDNLVSQDIRALFPPHTKAIYVGKKKADHCIPQDQLNLFMVDKAKQGLNVCRLKGGDPFVFGRGSEEQLVLHANNIKTIVVPGVTAASGCTAYAGIPLTHRGLSTGCTFITGHLKNGQLDLNWPQLAHLEHTLVFYMGLGKLAEISAQLLSHGLDSNTPAALIENGSTPQQREFVGTVATLPALAIEHQLQSPSLIVIGKVVSLAEQLSWRDLEQAAKNQELSA
- a CDS encoding OmpA family protein, with the protein product MMKKTMTAVMIVAALTGCARQNATTGEEETNTATKSAIGGAIAGALIGASTGKKNGAVFGALGGAAIGGGIGHYFDRQEEALRKELTDSGVQVKRVGENELQLVMAKGIGFQTAGYNLSSDIYSSLNSVAKVLNEYPDSSLRIIGHTDSVGSAQSNLTLSEERAESVSDYLNKRGIKSGRLSTRGYGERRPIASNETASGRSANRRVEISITAN